Proteins encoded within one genomic window of Bradyrhizobium sp. CB1717:
- a CDS encoding isovaleryl-CoA dehydrogenase, whose product MNIPSIDFDLGEDIGMLRDTLRAFVEAEITPRAADIEKANLFPADLWKRLGDLGLLGMTAPEQYGGSNMGYLAHIVAMEEISRGSAAVGLSYGAHSNLCVNQIRRNGNDAQRQRYLPKLISGEYVGALAMSEPGAGSDVVSMKLRADKRGDRYVLNGSKMWITNGGDADVLVVYAKTDPEAGPRGMTAFLIEKGFKGFTHGQHLDKLGMRGSNTYPLFFDECEVPEENVLGKLGEGVKVLMSGLDYERAVLSGGPLGIMAACMDAVVPYMHERKQFGQPIGDFQLMQGKLADMYATWQATRAYVYAVGRACDRADHARSLRKDAAAAILYSAEKATWMAGEAIQALGGVGYTSEFPVGRLWRDAKLYEIGAGTSEVRRMLIGRELMAETA is encoded by the coding sequence TTGAACATCCCGAGCATCGATTTCGATCTGGGCGAAGACATCGGCATGTTGCGCGACACGCTCCGCGCCTTCGTGGAGGCGGAGATCACCCCGCGCGCCGCCGACATCGAGAAGGCCAATCTGTTCCCGGCGGACCTGTGGAAACGCCTCGGTGACCTCGGCCTGCTCGGCATGACCGCGCCGGAGCAATATGGCGGCTCGAACATGGGCTATCTCGCCCATATCGTCGCCATGGAGGAGATTTCGCGCGGGTCCGCGGCTGTGGGGCTGTCCTACGGTGCCCACTCCAACCTCTGCGTCAACCAGATCCGCCGCAACGGCAACGACGCCCAGCGCCAGCGCTACCTGCCCAAGCTGATCTCCGGCGAATATGTCGGCGCGCTCGCGATGTCCGAGCCTGGCGCCGGCTCCGACGTGGTCTCGATGAAGCTGCGCGCCGACAAGCGCGGCGACCGCTACGTCCTCAACGGCTCCAAGATGTGGATCACCAATGGCGGCGATGCCGACGTGCTGGTGGTCTACGCCAAGACCGATCCGGAGGCCGGCCCGCGCGGCATGACCGCCTTCCTGATCGAAAAGGGTTTTAAGGGCTTCACCCACGGCCAGCATCTCGACAAGCTCGGCATGCGCGGCTCCAATACCTATCCGCTGTTCTTCGACGAGTGCGAGGTGCCGGAGGAGAACGTGCTCGGCAAGCTGGGCGAGGGCGTCAAGGTGCTGATGTCCGGCCTCGACTATGAGCGCGCGGTGCTGTCGGGCGGCCCGCTTGGGATCATGGCGGCCTGCATGGACGCCGTCGTGCCCTACATGCACGAGCGCAAGCAGTTCGGCCAGCCGATCGGCGACTTCCAGCTGATGCAGGGCAAGCTCGCCGACATGTATGCGACCTGGCAGGCTACGCGCGCCTATGTCTACGCGGTCGGGCGCGCCTGCGACCGCGCCGATCACGCCCGCAGCTTGCGCAAGGACGCGGCCGCGGCGATCCTCTATTCCGCGGAGAAGGCGACCTGGATGGCGGGCGAGGCGATCCAGGCGCTCGGCGGGGTCGGCTACACCAGCGAATTCCCTGTGGGTCGTCTCTGGCGCGACGCAAAACTCTACGAGATCGGCGCCGGGACATCCGAGGTGCGCCGCATGCTGATCGGCCGCGAGCTGATGGCCGAGACCGCGTAA
- a CDS encoding AraC family transcriptional regulator, which translates to MPFQAATAIPRRAVTPAAFVRGVVAAYARYGLDPAEALQRGQIAPDLVNSPDGRVTAVQFEALAGHAMRELDDEALGWFSRRLPWGTYGMLCRASITAPTLEVALKRWCRHHRLLTEDVLLDLEVGEETAIVSIREQRDLGAFREFCLVTLLRYVLGFSCWAVDSRIALRTAEFPFPEPGHVSVYPTIFSRTIRFDAAHARIVFDKHYLSLPLTRSAADLDNMLKGALRLTVLPYRRDRLLVERVRRVLRNARGRVLGAEDVASELALSTRTMHRRLREEATSLRDLKEEAKFELAKQELMRGRAPIKRIAEIAGFRNEKSFSRAFRTWTGTSPREFRGRYR; encoded by the coding sequence ATGCCTTTCCAAGCCGCAACCGCGATCCCGCGCCGCGCCGTGACCCCCGCCGCCTTTGTCCGCGGCGTGGTGGCCGCCTATGCGCGCTACGGACTGGACCCCGCTGAGGCGCTGCAGCGGGGTCAAATAGCGCCAGACCTTGTCAATTCTCCGGATGGGCGGGTCACGGCCGTCCAGTTCGAGGCCCTCGCCGGCCACGCCATGCGCGAGCTCGACGACGAGGCGCTCGGCTGGTTCTCGCGCCGGCTGCCATGGGGCACCTACGGCATGCTGTGCCGCGCCTCGATCACGGCGCCGACGCTGGAGGTCGCGCTCAAGCGCTGGTGCCGGCATCACCGCCTGCTCACCGAGGACGTGCTGCTCGATCTCGAGGTCGGCGAAGAGACCGCAATCGTGTCGATCCGCGAGCAGCGCGACCTCGGAGCCTTTCGCGAATTCTGCCTCGTCACCTTGCTCCGCTACGTGCTCGGCTTCTCCTGCTGGGCGGTGGATTCCAGGATCGCGCTCCGCACCGCCGAGTTTCCGTTTCCCGAGCCCGGCCACGTCTCCGTCTATCCGACCATCTTCTCGCGGACCATCCGCTTCGACGCGGCCCATGCCCGCATCGTCTTCGACAAGCACTATCTTTCGCTGCCGCTGACCCGCAGCGCCGCCGATCTCGACAACATGCTGAAGGGCGCGCTCAGGCTGACCGTGCTGCCCTATCGGCGCGACCGGCTGCTGGTCGAGCGCGTCCGCCGCGTGCTGCGCAATGCGCGCGGACGGGTCCTCGGCGCCGAGGACGTCGCGAGCGAGCTCGCGCTCTCCACCCGCACCATGCATCGCCGCCTGCGCGAGGAAGCGACCTCGCTGCGCGATCTCAAGGAAGAAGCAAAGTTCGAGCTCGCCAAGCAGGAGCTGATGCGCGGCCGCGCGCCGATCAAGCGGATCGCGGAGATCGCCGGCTTCCGCAACGAGAAGAGTTTTTCGCGGGCCTTTCGGACCTGGACCGGCACCTCCCCGCGCGAGTTTCGCGGCAGATATCGCTGA
- a CDS encoding DUF3551 domain-containing protein — protein sequence MTSISKTFAASAATLFASAFLVLSAPAAKADDYCITNGAQAAHGCGYPTMEACRQAAGGIGGSCSQAGGSKTSNDALAFQPKQTKQPKVRSGAQN from the coding sequence ATGACATCGATCTCGAAGACGTTCGCGGCTTCCGCTGCGACGCTGTTTGCGTCTGCGTTTCTTGTTCTGTCGGCGCCGGCTGCGAAGGCCGACGATTACTGCATCACCAACGGCGCCCAGGCCGCGCACGGCTGCGGCTATCCGACGATGGAAGCCTGCCGGCAGGCTGCTGGCGGTATCGGCGGTTCGTGCTCGCAGGCCGGCGGTTCGAAGACCAGCAACGACGCGCTCGCTTTCCAGCCGAAGCAGACGAAGCAGCCCAAGGTTCGCTCGGGCGCGCAGAACTAA
- a CDS encoding Lrp/AsnC family transcriptional regulator, which yields MAGRDQLDGVDLKILSELQQDGRVRNNELALRVGVSAPNCLRRLKSLFSRGVIRAVRAVIDERLLGYEVVSFVSIQLGSQAQPVLEAFESSIAAIPRIQQCWRISGDTDYLLKCVAPSVESMRQQLLHFAAMPDVKNVRSFPVLGVAKDVPLPLQEAAVPAS from the coding sequence ATGGCGGGGCGTGACCAGCTCGACGGCGTCGACCTGAAGATACTTTCCGAGCTGCAGCAGGACGGGCGGGTTCGCAACAACGAGCTGGCGCTGCGTGTCGGCGTCTCCGCGCCGAACTGCCTGCGCCGGCTGAAATCGCTGTTCAGCCGCGGTGTGATCCGGGCGGTGCGCGCTGTCATCGACGAGCGGCTGCTCGGCTACGAGGTGGTGTCGTTCGTCTCGATCCAGCTCGGCAGCCAGGCCCAGCCGGTGCTGGAGGCGTTCGAGAGCTCGATCGCCGCGATCCCGCGGATCCAGCAGTGCTGGCGGATCTCGGGCGACACCGACTATCTCCTCAAATGCGTCGCGCCGAGCGTCGAGAGCATGCGCCAGCAGCTGCTGCATTTCGCGGCCATGCCCGACGTCAAGAACGTCCGCAGCTTTCCGGTGCTGGGCGTCGCCAAGGACGTGCCGCTGCCGCTGCAAGAGGCGGCGGTGCCGGCGAGCTAG
- a CDS encoding ETC complex I subunit encodes MTARIFKPAKNAMQSGRSKTKEWQLDYEPEQPRSVEPLMGWTSSGDMKQQITLRFDSKEEAVAYCERKGIAYQVIEPQDSIRRPVAYADNFSFRRGEPWTH; translated from the coding sequence ATGACCGCACGCATTTTCAAGCCCGCCAAGAACGCGATGCAATCCGGCCGGTCCAAGACGAAGGAATGGCAGCTCGACTACGAGCCGGAGCAGCCGCGCTCGGTCGAGCCGCTGATGGGCTGGACCTCGTCGGGCGACATGAAGCAGCAGATCACCCTGCGCTTCGACAGCAAGGAAGAGGCGGTCGCCTATTGCGAGCGCAAGGGCATCGCCTACCAGGTCATCGAGCCCCAGGATTCGATCCGCCGGCCGGTCGCCTATGCCGACAATTTCTCGTTCCGCCGCGGCGAGCCCTGGACGCATTGA
- a CDS encoding OpgC domain-containing protein, giving the protein MAFLNINATLPEKGRDLRLDLFRGVANWAIFLDHIPDNVVNWITTRNYGFSDAADLFVFISGYTASFVYARMMLDRGFIVGATRLTKRVWQLYVAHIILFVIYIASISYLALRFGDSDMINEFNVAGLVDNATETLRQGLFLRFKPLNLDVLPLYIVLMGLFPPVLWFMLRKPDLTMALSIVLWLAARHFGWNLTAYPAGQWYFNPYCWQVLFVFGAWCSMGGARRSMTLINSPITLWLCLGYLLFALVMTMAGRFPTFGGMFPEWLFSAFNPNDKTNLAPYRFLHFVVIVILVIRFVPKDWPGLEWKVFDPLIVCGQQSLAVFCVGVFLSFVGHFELSMSSGSLFAQLFVSIAGIAIMTTVAYYISWSKKQDKPLKPPPAKPAAEAKAA; this is encoded by the coding sequence ATGGCCTTCCTGAACATCAACGCCACGCTGCCCGAGAAAGGCCGTGACCTCCGGCTCGACCTGTTTCGCGGCGTCGCCAACTGGGCGATCTTCCTCGACCACATCCCCGACAACGTGGTGAACTGGATCACCACGCGTAACTACGGCTTTTCCGACGCCGCCGACCTGTTCGTCTTCATCTCCGGCTACACCGCCTCCTTCGTCTATGCGCGGATGATGCTGGACCGCGGCTTCATCGTCGGCGCCACCCGGCTCACCAAGCGGGTCTGGCAGCTCTACGTCGCCCACATCATCCTGTTCGTGATCTACATCGCCTCGATCTCTTATCTCGCGCTGCGCTTCGGCGATTCCGATATGATCAACGAGTTCAACGTCGCCGGCCTCGTCGACAATGCGACCGAGACGCTGCGCCAGGGCCTGTTTCTGCGCTTCAAGCCGCTCAATCTCGACGTGCTGCCGCTCTATATCGTGCTGATGGGCCTGTTCCCGCCGGTGCTGTGGTTCATGCTGCGCAAGCCCGATCTGACGATGGCGCTGTCGATCGTGCTGTGGCTCGCCGCGCGTCATTTCGGCTGGAATTTGACGGCCTATCCGGCCGGCCAGTGGTACTTCAACCCCTATTGCTGGCAGGTGCTGTTCGTGTTCGGCGCCTGGTGCTCGATGGGCGGCGCGCGGCGCTCGATGACGCTGATCAATTCGCCGATCACGCTGTGGCTCTGCCTCGGCTATCTCCTGTTCGCGCTGGTCATGACCATGGCCGGCCGCTTCCCCACCTTCGGCGGCATGTTCCCGGAATGGCTGTTCTCGGCCTTCAACCCCAACGACAAGACCAACCTTGCGCCCTACCGCTTCCTGCATTTCGTCGTGATCGTGATCCTGGTGATCCGCTTCGTGCCGAAGGACTGGCCGGGCCTGGAATGGAAGGTGTTCGACCCGCTGATCGTGTGCGGCCAGCAGTCGCTGGCGGTGTTCTGCGTCGGCGTGTTCCTGTCCTTCGTCGGCCATTTCGAACTGTCGATGAGCTCGGGCTCGCTGTTCGCGCAGCTCTTCGTCAGCATCGCCGGCATCGCGATCATGACGACCGTGGCCTATTACATCTCGTGGTCGAAGAAGCAGGACAAGCCGCTGAAGCCGCCGCCGGCCAAGCCGGCAGCAGAGGCGAAGGCCGCCTGA
- a CDS encoding RNA-binding protein produces MNFFDRAETNEEKAARQGGAVSQIDTTEKLSEAPESGSSLFALCGLGIAGIVMLGWIGTLAWIAWRLVDWLLF; encoded by the coding sequence GTGAATTTCTTCGACCGAGCAGAGACCAATGAAGAGAAGGCCGCAAGGCAAGGGGGCGCAGTGAGCCAGATCGATACGACCGAGAAACTCTCCGAGGCACCGGAGAGCGGAAGCTCACTGTTCGCGCTCTGTGGCCTCGGCATCGCGGGGATCGTCATGCTGGGCTGGATCGGCACCCTCGCCTGGATTGCCTGGCGGCTCGTCGATTGGCTGCTGTTCTGA
- a CDS encoding DUF192 domain-containing protein, translating into MNFDRKAVWSIARGWLVAILVATFAAASAPVRAASFQPLEIVTKNGVQVFSVEMATTEEEKQTGLMYRKELADGKGMLFDFNPEQEISMWMKNTYVSLDMIFIRADGRILRIAENTEPLSTKIISSRGPARAVLEVVAGTAQKYGIRPGDRVGHPLFGSK; encoded by the coding sequence ATGAACTTTGATCGAAAGGCCGTCTGGTCCATTGCGAGGGGCTGGCTGGTCGCCATCCTCGTCGCCACCTTTGCCGCCGCAAGCGCACCGGTCCGCGCCGCCAGCTTCCAGCCGCTCGAGATCGTCACCAAGAACGGCGTGCAGGTGTTCTCGGTGGAGATGGCGACGACCGAGGAGGAGAAGCAAACCGGCCTGATGTACCGCAAGGAGCTGGCCGACGGCAAAGGCATGCTGTTCGACTTCAATCCCGAGCAGGAAATCTCGATGTGGATGAAGAACACTTATGTCTCGCTCGACATGATCTTCATCCGAGCCGACGGCCGCATCCTGCGCATCGCAGAAAACACCGAGCCCTTGTCGACCAAGATCATCTCGTCCCGGGGCCCCGCCCGGGCGGTTCTGGAGGTGGTGGCGGGAACGGCGCAGAAATACGGCATCCGCCCCGGCGACCGTGTCGGCCACCCGCTGTTCGGCAGCAAATAG
- a CDS encoding cold-shock protein yields the protein MGSSDGFESKKLGVPGQGTLPGRLTPGEHGGAGRDTALSPFTGLGEASANLVEVTGVIKWFDASKGYGFIVPDNGWPDVLLHVTVLRRDGFQTAYEGARIVVECIQRAKGYQAFRVVSMDESTAIHPAQMLPPRTHVTVTPTSGLERAQVKWFNRLRGFGFLTCGEGTPDIFVHMETLRRFGMTELRPGQYVLVRFGPGSKGMMAAEIHPETGSPGLQSH from the coding sequence ATGGGGTCGTCGGACGGATTTGAGTCCAAGAAGCTTGGAGTTCCCGGGCAGGGCACTTTGCCGGGGCGGTTGACGCCGGGCGAGCATGGCGGCGCTGGCCGCGACACAGCGCTCAGTCCCTTCACCGGATTGGGCGAGGCCAGCGCCAACCTCGTCGAGGTGACCGGCGTCATCAAATGGTTCGACGCCTCCAAAGGCTACGGCTTCATCGTTCCCGACAATGGCTGGCCCGACGTCCTCCTGCACGTTACCGTGCTTAGGCGCGACGGCTTCCAGACCGCCTATGAGGGCGCACGCATCGTCGTGGAGTGCATCCAGCGCGCCAAGGGCTACCAGGCATTCCGCGTCGTCTCGATGGACGAGTCGACCGCGATCCATCCGGCGCAGATGCTGCCGCCGCGCACCCACGTCACGGTCACGCCGACCAGCGGGTTGGAGCGGGCCCAGGTCAAATGGTTCAACCGGCTGCGCGGCTTCGGCTTCCTGACCTGTGGCGAGGGCACGCCCGACATCTTCGTGCACATGGAGACACTGCGCCGCTTCGGCATGACCGAATTGCGCCCCGGCCAGTATGTGCTGGTCCGCTTCGGGCCCGGCTCCAAGGGCATGATGGCGGCCGAGATCCATCCCGAGACCGGATCGCCGGGCCTGCAGTCGCACTAA